The Vicia villosa cultivar HV-30 ecotype Madison, WI linkage group LG1, Vvil1.0, whole genome shotgun sequence genome includes a region encoding these proteins:
- the LOC131648056 gene encoding uncharacterized protein LOC131648056: protein MVQGIGVEGSKLKDSLWWRDVIANEVNTEASDEGFKSNIRLEDGYCWLPTVFMGSADVVDVVISSTVLANQWQQLMAMLDTVWSRDCVEDRFVWKLNSSCIFSVASISALCSRAKQCAWQPLTVRILKILWHLDLPLRIAIFAWRFFSSRLPTIDSLLARGVANIPNVCCVFCRVHPESLMHVFFDCQVSKNVWEWDYSWLCDEVLFSLQEFKEFLVVQEKVKKAKDRVKINFIWISLIWSLWIMRNSIIFEQASFSFELVVYNVMFLSWSWLARIRLSTSFSSFYEWYKLPLRCFENL from the exons ATGGTGCAAGGAATAGGAGTGGAAGGATCTAAATTGAAAGATTCTTTGTGGTGGAGGGACGTTATTGCTAATGAAGTAAATACGGAAGCAAGTGATGAAGGGTTCAAGAGTAATATTAG GTTAGAAGATGGATACTGTTGGCTGCCCACTGTTTTCATGGGCTCTGCAGACGTTGTGGACGTGGTTATCTCCAGTACTGTTTTAGCGAACCAATGGCAGCAACTCATGGCCATGTTGGATACGGTTTGGTCAAGGGATTGTGTGGAGGACAGGTTCGTGTGGAAGCTGAATTCAAGTTGCATTTTCTCGGTGGCCAGTATTTCTGCACTGTGTTCTCGTGCTAAGCAGTGTGCTTGGCAGCCCTTAACGGTgagaattttgaaaattttatggcATTTGGATCTACCGTTAAGGATTGCTATTTTTGCTTGGAGATTTTTCTCTTCTAGGCTCCCTACTATTGACTCTTTGCTTGCAAGAGGAGTAGCTAATATTCCAAATGTGTGCTGCGTTTTTTGTAGGGTTCATCCGGAGTCCCTTATGCATGTTTTTTTCGATTGTCAAGTATCGAAGAATGTGTGGGAGTGGGATTATTCTTGGCTATGTGATGAAGTTCTGTTTTCTTTGCAAGAATTCAAAGAGTTCCTTGTTGTTCAAGAGAAGGTTAAGAAAGCTAAGGATAGGGTGAAGATTAATTTCATTTGGATTTCCTTAATATGGAGTTTGTGGATCATGCGAAACTCTATTATCTTCGAGCAAGCTTCTTTTAGTTTTGAATTGGTGGTCTATAATGTAATGTTTTTATCTTGGAGTTGGTTAGCTAGAATAAGATTGTCAACTTCTTTCTCTAGTTTCTATGAGTGGTACAAGTTACCGCTTCGTTGTTTCGAGAACTTGTAA